The Arcobacter roscoffensis genome segment TCTCTTTTTCATAAGATAAAGGATATTTCTCACTCATACCATGATGTATCTCAAAACCTTTAATACTCTCTCCAAAAAGCTCATAACTTTGTTTCTTTAAAACTTTTTTCTTTTCAAAAACTATATTTGAAGGGATTATTCCAAACCCCTCTTCCACTAAAGGTTCACTGTTTTCTAAAGCATATTTATCATCAAGTGTTTCAAACATCATTTCATAGCCACCACATATAGCACAAATGTGTCCTTTGTAGTTTTGTATTTGCTCATATAAGCCCATATCTTTTAACCACTTTAAGTCTTTAATGACAAGTTTTGAACCAGGAAGAATAACTAAATCAAATTTATCTAAAGATACATAATGATTTACAAACTCTACAAAGACCTCATCATCTGCTATTAAAGGCTCTATATCATTGTAGTTACTCATATGTGGATATGATATAACTGCAATATCTAGTTTTTTATTTTGAGGTTTTTGAATAAAGTTTTGTAAAGAAGCACTATCTTCAAAACCTAAATTAAATGGAATATAGGGTAAGACTCCTAAAACTGGTATTTTAAACTCTTCTTCGATGATTCTAACACCCTCATCAAATAAAGTTAAATCTCCCCTAAATTTATTTACAATAACCCCTACTACATTCTCTCTTAGTTTAGGGGGTAATAAGTGATAAACCCCATAAATAGAAGCAAACACTCCACCCTTTTCTATATCTGCTACTAGTATAATCTTTGTATTGTATTCATCTGCTATAAAAATATTTGATAAGTCTTTATCCATAAGATTTAGCTCTACTGG includes the following:
- a CDS encoding cobyric acid synthase; amino-acid sequence: MKNISIFGTSSDAGKSTITFVIAKILQDLAYSVAPFKAQNVSNNSHVCDDGSEIAIAQYFQSEVLGVETSYHLNPVLLKSGRGNSASLIVEGQVVTNKDVREYYRDLDLLKPAVKRCYEYLDERYDIVVSEGAGSPVELNLMDKDLSNIFIADEYNTKIILVADIEKGGVFASIYGVYHLLPPKLRENVVGVIVNKFRGDLTLFDEGVRIIEEEFKIPVLGVLPYIPFNLGFEDSASLQNFIQKPQNKKLDIAVISYPHMSNYNDIEPLIADDEVFVEFVNHYVSLDKFDLVILPGSKLVIKDLKWLKDMGLYEQIQNYKGHICAICGGYEMMFETLDDKYALENSEPLVEEGFGIIPSNIVFEKKKVLKKQSYELFGESIKGFEIHHGMSEKYPLSYEKENFKGTFVHGIFDNDAFRTKYFKSINSQYIGYSFDEYKKDTLDTFIGEMKSRLDVNRIEQSVL